A single window of Gossypium arboreum isolate Shixiya-1 chromosome 13, ASM2569848v2, whole genome shotgun sequence DNA harbors:
- the LOC108461706 gene encoding GEM-like protein 4 — protein sequence MPKISETVKGKLSLGARIVQVGGVEKIFEKLFSVREGEKLLKACQCYLSTTAGPIAGLLFISSQKVGFCSDRSIKITSPNGELVRVHYEVLIPLEKIKGVNESENMKKLSQKYMEIMTVDDF from the exons ATGCCAAAGATAAGTGAAACTGTGAAGGGAAAGTTGAGTTTGGGGGCAAGAATTGTTCAAGTAGGAGGGGTGGAGAAGATTTTCGAGAAATTGTTTAGTGTTAGAGAAGGGGAGAAGCTGTTGAAGGCATGCCAATGCTATTTATCAACAACAGCAGGTCCCATAGCTGGTTTACTTTTCATCTCATCACAAAAGGTTGGCTTTTGCAGTGATAGATCAATTAAAATTACATCTCCTAATGGAGAATTGGTTAGAGTCCATTACGAG GTTTTGATTCCACTTGAGAAAATAAAGGGAGTGAATGAGAGTGAAAACATGAAGAAACTGTCACAAAAGTACATGGAAATTATGACAGTAGATgatttttag